The proteins below are encoded in one region of Streptomyces marianii:
- a CDS encoding DUF397 domain-containing protein → MKISSPEYDLSAAVWRKSSYSGGDGGNCLEVATWRKSTYSGSSGGDCLEVADDRPGIVPVRDSKDPDGPKLVFRTAVWSAFVDGVKADR, encoded by the coding sequence ATGAAGATCAGCAGCCCTGAGTACGACCTGAGTGCCGCTGTCTGGCGCAAGTCCAGCTACAGCGGCGGCGATGGCGGCAACTGCCTCGAAGTGGCCACCTGGCGCAAGTCCACCTACAGCGGCTCCAGCGGCGGCGACTGCCTCGAAGTCGCCGACGACCGGCCCGGCATCGTCCCCGTGCGCGACTCCAAGGACCCCGACGGCCCGAAGCTCGTGTTCCGGACCGCCGTCTGGTCCGCGTTCGTGGACGGGGTCAAGGCAGACCGCTGA
- a CDS encoding helix-turn-helix domain-containing protein has protein sequence MPGPKDLAPSTSPRALLGAELRHARENAGLSQRELGEPLFVSASFIGQLEAGTRRMQPDVARRIDEILGTNGFFERNCLAANKSRYPDHFAEAAEAEAVATTIREYAPLLVPGLLQTEAYARAVFRGGRPTATDDAINELVAARLERSRLLDDPTSPMVWTVLDEAVLRRKVGGASVMSEALRHVAALARNRRVIVQVMPFDAGAHMTDEGALKLMSFPDAPPVAYLQALGTGQLQDDPARVARYELAYHLLAASALSPHESLALVASVAEDYSHEDQQP, from the coding sequence TTGCCTGGACCGAAGGATCTGGCCCCGTCCACCTCTCCCAGGGCTCTGCTCGGCGCCGAACTGCGCCACGCCCGCGAGAACGCCGGCCTCAGCCAGCGGGAGCTCGGCGAACCGCTCTTCGTCAGCGCATCGTTCATCGGCCAACTGGAGGCGGGCACGCGGCGGATGCAGCCGGATGTCGCGCGCAGGATCGACGAGATACTCGGCACGAACGGCTTCTTCGAGCGGAACTGCCTCGCCGCCAACAAGTCCAGGTACCCGGACCACTTCGCCGAGGCGGCCGAGGCGGAAGCGGTCGCGACGACGATCCGCGAGTACGCGCCGCTGCTGGTCCCGGGGCTGCTGCAGACGGAGGCGTACGCACGGGCGGTGTTCCGGGGCGGCCGCCCCACAGCGACAGACGATGCCATCAACGAGCTGGTGGCAGCGAGACTGGAACGCTCACGGCTCCTCGACGATCCAACAAGCCCCATGGTGTGGACGGTGTTGGACGAAGCCGTGCTCCGTCGCAAAGTGGGAGGCGCTTCAGTGATGTCGGAGGCACTCCGCCATGTGGCTGCCCTCGCGCGCAACCGCCGCGTCATCGTGCAGGTGATGCCGTTTGACGCGGGCGCCCACATGACAGACGAGGGGGCACTGAAGCTGATGTCCTTCCCTGACGCTCCGCCGGTCGCCTATCTGCAAGCCTTGGGCACGGGTCAGTTACAGGACGATCCAGCAAGGGTGGCCCGATACGAGCTGGCCTACCATCTGCTCGCGGCCAGCGCTCTGTCCCCCCACGAATCCCTGGCCCTGGTCGCATCGGTGGCGGAGGATTACTCCCATGAAGATCAGCAGCCCTGA
- a CDS encoding putative protein N(5)-glutamine methyltransferase gives MSFSFDPSSSPSPFPPPASLPAVVGRLRAAGCVFAEDEAELLLSAARTRAELVAMVERRACGHPLEHVLGWAEFCGLRIAVEPGVFVPRRRTEFLVRRAAAARPDAGVVVDLCCGSGAVGAALAASLPGPGVELYASDIEPGAVRCARRNVPEGVRVLEGDLFEPLPGGLRGRVDILAANVPYVPTEEVGLLPAEARVHEPLVALDGGTDGLDVLRRVTAEAGDWLAPGGILLFETSERQAADALAAVAGSGLVPRVATCDELYATVVVGTRPAG, from the coding sequence TTGTCGTTCTCCTTCGATCCTTCCTCTTCCCCTTCTCCTTTTCCTCCCCCTGCTTCTCTTCCCGCCGTCGTCGGCCGACTGCGCGCCGCGGGCTGTGTCTTCGCCGAGGACGAGGCGGAGCTGCTGCTCTCCGCCGCCCGGACGCGCGCCGAGCTCGTCGCCATGGTGGAGCGGCGGGCCTGCGGCCATCCGCTGGAACACGTCCTCGGCTGGGCGGAGTTCTGCGGTCTGCGGATCGCCGTGGAGCCGGGGGTGTTCGTGCCCCGGCGCCGTACCGAGTTCCTCGTCCGCCGGGCGGCGGCCGCCCGGCCGGACGCCGGGGTGGTCGTCGACCTGTGCTGCGGTTCGGGTGCCGTCGGGGCGGCGCTGGCGGCCTCACTGCCCGGCCCCGGGGTGGAGCTGTACGCCTCCGACATCGAGCCGGGCGCGGTCCGGTGCGCCCGGCGCAATGTCCCGGAGGGCGTACGGGTGCTTGAGGGCGATCTGTTCGAGCCGCTGCCCGGCGGGCTGCGGGGACGCGTCGACATCCTGGCCGCGAACGTCCCGTACGTACCGACCGAGGAGGTCGGGCTGCTGCCCGCCGAGGCCCGGGTGCACGAGCCGCTGGTCGCGCTCGACGGCGGCACGGACGGGCTCGACGTGCTGCGGCGCGTGACGGCGGAGGCGGGGGACTGGCTGGCGCCGGGCGGGATCCTGCTGTTCGAGACGAGCGAGCGGCAGGCGGCGGACGCGCTGGCGGCGGTCGCGGGCAGTGGTCTGGTGCCGCGGGTGGCCACGTGCGACGAGCTGTACGCCACCGTCGTCGTCGGAACGAGACCGGCCGGCTGA
- the murQ gene encoding N-acetylmuramic acid 6-phosphate etherase — protein MTSTPGPADVRTQLESLTTEAFRPELAGIDRLPTTEIARIMNGEDRTVPDAVATQLTAIAAAIDATADRMARGGRLVYAGAGTAGRLGVLDASECPPTFNTGPDEVVGLIAGGPPAMVAAVEGAEDSRELAAADLDGLGLTALDTVVGISASGRTPYAIGAVEHARTAGALTIGLSCNADSALAAAAEHGIEVVVGPELLTGSTRLKAGTAQKLVLNMISTITMIRLGKTYGNLMVDVRASNEKLRARSRRIVSLATDAPDETVETALTAADGEVKTAILMLLADVDAPTAADLLKRAHGHLREALRL, from the coding sequence ATGACCTCCACCCCCGGACCGGCCGACGTGCGCACGCAGTTGGAGAGCCTGACGACCGAGGCCTTCCGCCCCGAGCTCGCCGGCATCGACCGGCTCCCGACCACCGAGATCGCCCGCATCATGAACGGCGAGGACCGGACCGTCCCCGACGCCGTCGCCACACAGCTGACCGCCATCGCCGCCGCCATCGACGCGACCGCCGACCGGATGGCCCGCGGGGGCCGGCTGGTCTACGCGGGCGCGGGCACGGCGGGCAGGCTCGGCGTCCTGGACGCGAGCGAGTGCCCGCCGACGTTCAACACCGGCCCGGACGAAGTCGTCGGTCTGATCGCGGGCGGCCCACCGGCGATGGTCGCGGCGGTCGAGGGCGCGGAGGACTCCAGGGAGCTGGCAGCCGCCGACCTGGACGGTCTCGGCCTGACGGCTCTCGACACCGTGGTCGGCATCTCCGCCTCCGGCCGTACGCCGTACGCGATCGGCGCCGTCGAGCACGCCCGTACGGCCGGCGCCCTCACCATCGGCCTCTCCTGCAACGCGGACAGTGCTCTGGCCGCGGCCGCGGAGCACGGCATCGAGGTGGTCGTCGGACCCGAACTCCTCACCGGATCAACCCGGTTGAAGGCGGGAACGGCGCAGAAACTGGTCCTCAACATGATCTCGACCATCACGATGATCCGCCTGGGCAAGACGTACGGGAACCTGATGGTCGACGTCCGCGCCTCGAACGAGAAGCTCCGCGCCCGGTCCCGCCGGATCGTGTCGCTGGCCACCGACGCTCCGGACGAGACCGTCGAGACGGCCCTGACCGCGGCGGACGGCGAGGTGAAGACGGCGATCCTGATGCTCCTCGCCGACGTCGACGCCCCCACGGCCGCGGACCTCCTCAAGCGCGCCCACGGTCACCTCCGCGAGGCCCTCCGCCTCTGA